TCGACGCGGTGTTGACGATGGCACCACCGCCGTGCGCCCGCATGTGCGCGATCTGCTGCTGCATGCTGAGCAGGACGCCGTTCAGGTTGACGTCCAGCACGGACTGCCACACGGACAGGTCCAGGTCGCCGACCGGGGTGGGCTTGCCGAAGACGCCGGCGTTGTTGTGCGCGACGTGCAGGCCGCCGTGGCGCTCCACCGTGGTGCGCACCAGGCGCTCCATGTCCTCGGGCCGGGTGACGTCGGCGACGACGGCGCTGGCGGTGCCGCCGTCCTCGTCGACGAGTCGCACAGTCTCCTCGATGGATTCGGGCCGGGCCCCGGCGGCGACCACGGTGGCGCCCTCGCGGGCGAAGGCCCTGGCGCTGGCCCGGCCGATGCCGGATCCGGCCCCGGTGACGATGACGACCTTGTCCTTGAATCGGGCGGTCATGAGGGGTGCTCCTTGGTACATGTCGTAGCGGATGGAAATTCAGGGTGTCCGAGCGGCCGCAGGACCGGGGTCTTTCAGCCGGCGTCCCGGGTCGGGCGGGGGCGCAGCAGGACGAGCGCGCACACCGCGGCGGCGGCGAAGGCCACGGCCGCGATGGTGAAGGCGAAGCCGTAGCCGGAGGTCAGGGCAGAGGCCGTACCCGTGCCCGTGTGCACCAGGTCCGTGGTGCGTGCGGTGGCCAGGGTCACCAGGACGGCGAGACCGATGGCCGGCCCGGCCTCCAGCGCGGTGTTGACCACGGCGCCGGCGAGACCGGCCTGGTCCTGCGGGACGTCGGTGGTCGCGGTGACGGTGGATCCGGCGAAGACCAGCGCCGCCCCGGCGGGAAAGAGCACCAGCCCGGCCAGTACGGCGCCCACGTACGGCGTGTCGGTGCCGATCCGGCCCAGCACCGCCAGTCCCAGCCCGGCCAGCGCCAGTCCCCCGACCAGCACCGCACGCGGGCCGAAGCGCTGCACCAGCCTGCCCACGCACAGGCCGCTGACGACCAGGGTCAGGCCGAAGGGCAGGAACGCCGCCGACGTCTCCAGCGCGGAATAGCCCCGGACCTCCTGGAAGTACAGCGCGAGCATGAAGAAGATGGTGGTGATCCCGGCGGCGCCCAGGAAGACCGCCAGCAGCGCCACCGCCCTGCGGGGTGAGGCGGGGAACGACAGCGGCAGGAGCGGCTGCGGCACCCGTGCCTCGGTGACGACGAAGGCCAGCAGCAGCGCGCCGCCGCCGGTGAGGGTGCCGAGCGCCACCGGGGAGGTCCATCCGCGCTCCGGCGCCTCCACCAGGCCGTAGCTGAGCAGGGCGATCCCGGTGGTGACCAGGGCGGCCCCGAGGACGTCCAGGCGGCCGCCCCGGCCGGCCGCGCCCTCGGGGAGCAGCCGCGGGGCGGCGAAGAGGGTCACCGCCGCCATCGCGACGGGCACGACGAACACCCAGCGCCAGGAGTTCGACGAGGCCACCACCCCGGACAGCAGCATCCCGGCGGTCCCGCCGGAGGCCGCGAGCCCGCCCCAGACCGCCATGGCACGGGCGTGCCGCGCGGGCTCCGGGTGTACGACGCTCACCAGCGCCATCGCGGCCGGTACGGCCAGTGCGGCACCGGCACCCTGGGCGAAGCGGGCCACCAGCAGCATCCACAGCCCCGTGGACACCCCCGCCAGCGCCGAACTCACGCCGAACACGCCGGTACCGAGGAGGAACACGCGCCGGTTCCCGTACAGGTCGGACAGCCGGCCGCCCAGCAGCAGCAGCCCGCTGAACGACATGCCGTAGGAGGCCGAGAGCAGGGCGAGTTCGGCGCGGTCGAGCCCGAACTCGCGCTGGATGTCGGGGAGTACGACGTTGAGCACGCTCATGGCGAGGATGAGCACGAACTGGACCGACGCCAGCAGGGCGAAGGCCGGGCCACTGCTGCTGTCGCGTGCCGCTCCGGAAGCCGTTCGGGCCGGCTCCGTCTGCTCCGCCTCGACGACGTCATGCTGCTGCACAGCTCGCCTCACGTGTGGTCGGGAAGGGTGATGGACTGCGAGTGCCGGAAGGTGTTCCGAGGGTCGTACGCGGCCTTGACCTGCTGCAGGCGCGGGTAGTTGGCCTTGTAGTAGAGCGTGTACCAGGGCACGCCGGTGGTGTTGACCTTCGGGTCGGTGATGTCGGCGTCCGGATAGTTGATGTAGCAGCCGTCCGTGGCCGCGCCCGGCACGGGGTAGCCGCCGGTGGCCGAGAAGACCTCGCCGTACACGTCACGCACCCAGCCGATGTTCGCGGCGTCGTCCTCGGCGCTCGACCAGAAGCTCTGGAACAGCCCCTTGAAGATCGAGTCCCGCTGCGCCGACGCGGTGTCGCCGGAGCCCACGGTGTTGATCTTCCCGCCGTACGACAGGAGGACGACCATGGACGCCGGGTTCTGCTGATCGGTGCGCGTCAGGTGCCGGTACATCGCCGTGGCCTGTGCCGTGGTGACGTTCTTGCGCAGGTAGGCGGACTTGTGGTGGCCGCGCAGCGTCGGATTGGTCAGGGTCGGGTTGCTCGTGCCCAGCAGCTTGACCGAGTGCAGCCACGGAAGTCGCTGCGGCGTGAACAGGTCGGGCAGCGCGCCCAGTTCACCGACCGGCTCGGACATCGGGCGTACGGCAGCGTCGGAGAGCGACGAGGTGACCTCGGTGAGGAAGGCGTCGAGCACCTTCCTCGCGCCGGGGACGGTGGCGTCGATCTGGGTGAGCAGACCGATGCTGCCGTTCGCCTTGTGATTCATCATCAGGAAGCTGCACAGGGAGGCGGCGGCGGAGTCGGCGGAGCCGTTCTTCTCGTGCCAGGCGCCGAACTTCCGCACGAGCGAGGTGAAGGAGTCCTTGTCCAGCTCGCTCCAGGGCAGCGCGAGCGCGCTGACGAGCACTTCCTTCGGGGGCTTGGGAAGGAGCGAGGAGGGGTCGGTGCCGGTGGCGTCGGGGCTGCGGAACCAGTACCGGGTGATGACACCGAAGTTGCCGCCGCCACCGCCGGTGTGCGCCCACCACAGGTCGCGGTGGGGGTCGTCGGCCTCGCGCGTGGCCACCACGCTGCGCGCCTTGCCCTTCGCGTCGACCACGACGACCTCGACCGCGTACAGGTGGTCGACGGTCAGGCCGTGCCGCCGGGACAGCATTCCGTAGCCACCACCGCTGATGTGGCCGCCCGCCCCCACCGAGTAGCACATGCCGCCGGGGATGGTGACGCCCCAGCCCTTGAAGAGGGAGTCGTACACATGGAGCAGCGTCGATCCCGCGCCCACTTCGAAGGCCTTGAGCTCCTCGTCGTAGGTGACGGTGTCGAGCAGGGAGGTGTCGATGACCACCCGGACCTCGGAGTTGTAGACGAAGTCCGCGTAGCAGTGGCCGCCGCTGCGCACCGAGATCCGCTTGCCCGCGTCCACGGCTTCCTGAACGGCCCGCACCACCTGCTCGGTGGTCCGCACCAGCCGGACGGAATCGGGCCGGGCGACCCAGCGGGAGTTGTTGCCGACGACGAGATCGGCGTAGCGGGGGTCGCCCGGAAGAACGGTGACGGCGTCGGAGCCGGGGGCGGTGGGAGCGGCGGCGGCGGCCGTCGCGCGGGGACCGGCTTCCAGGGTCGTGGCGGCTATCGCGGCAGCCGTGCCGGCCAGGACGCTTCGTCTTTTCATGGAACTCGCGTTCTCTTTCTGTATCGGTGCAAGCTTTGGACAGTCACACAGGTCCGGTGCACGCCGAACGGTCAGTCGCCCCAGACCACGCCGAGCCCGAGGTTCTCCGCGAATTCCATGGTGCGGTCGACCGACCACGACTCACCGACCGGCGCCGATTTCCCGAGCCGGGTCGGATAGCCGGTCTCCGAGAAGAACCTCTCGAATCCACCGGGCGTGGTGATGACATAGAAACGGGCGGCTTCGCTCTCCACCAGGTAGGAATGCGGTATGCCACGCGGAAGGAACAGCACGCCGGCGCCGTTGACGATTTCCGTGCGGTCTCCGACCGTGAGGCGGACTTCCCCTCCCTCGATGATGAAGATCTCGTCCTCGAGCGTGTGGGTGTGGCGCGGTGCGCGTTCTCCCATCACCGCACTGAAGTGCGTGATTCCCAAGGTGCCACCGGTCTCCTCGGCGGAGAGTTTCGTGGTGACGACCGACCCCTTCCCCCAGAGCCGGGAAACCCCCTCGCCGTCTCGGCGAATCACCGGCGACCGTCTTTCGAGCCCTGCAGTCAAGGTCCCTCCAGAGAACGCTGCAATTACTCACTCACCATTTCGCCGGGAGCCTCACACGCCGCCGTCGCCGCCTGCAACGCGCACGGAGCTATTTTGTCAGGTGTCACCCCACGGCCTTCGGAACACATGACGAGCCGATATGCAACCCCGCGCCGAATACTTTGTCAGGTGTCCGGGACGTGATCATGCGGTAACCCGGCCGTTATATCCGCACGTGCGAAATCGTAATGCCGGGCCCTAGAATTACGGATGCCCTTTACGTCTCGTTCGACTGCTGGAGCGGAGGCAGTCATTGACCACATGGCCGCGCTCGAAGCGCAGTGACGTCCTGGACCAGCTCACGGCAGAGGGGGTCGGTCTCTGGCTGGACGACTACCATCGGGGCCGCCTGGCCGACGGCAGCCTGGAGAGACTGGTGGCCGACGGACTGGTCGGCGGTGTCATCTCCCGACCCGCGGCCGTCGCGCGCGCCATGTCGGACACCACGGCCTACGGGGACCAGCTGAACCGGCTCTCGGGCGCGGCCGCCTCCGCCGAGGAACGCGTCTACGCACTCATCGCCGAGGACGCCCGTGCGGCCTGCAGCGCGCTGGAACCGGTGTTCCGGGAGACGAAGGGCATGCACGGCTGGGTCTCCCTCGGCATCGCGCCCCAGCCGGCCGCGGATGCCGAGACCATGGCCGACCACTCCAGACGGCTCGCGGAGATGGTCGACCGCCCCAACGTACTGATCCGGATCCCCGTCGCGGGCAGGGGACTTGCCGCCGCCGGTGACGTGCTCGCCCACGGCGTCGGCGTGCACGTCACCTCCGTGTACTCCGTGCAGCGGTACGCCCAGGCGGTGGACGCCTACTTCCGCGGCCTGGAGCGCGCCACGGCCGGCGGTCACGCCGCGTCCGCCGTCACCTCGCTCGTCTCCCTGGACATCGGCCATCTCGACGCAGGCGTCGACGCCCTACTGGACGGCTCGGCGGACCCCTGCGCCGCCGCGCTGCGCGGACAGGCCGGGGTGGCCACCG
The genomic region above belongs to Streptomyces coeruleorubidus and contains:
- a CDS encoding SDR family NAD(P)-dependent oxidoreductase, translated to MTARFKDKVVIVTGAGSGIGRASARAFAREGATVVAAGARPESIEETVRLVDEDGGTASAVVADVTRPEDMERLVRTTVERHGGLHVAHNNAGVFGKPTPVGDLDLSVWQSVLDVNLNGVLLSMQQQIAHMRAHGGGAIVNTASNIGYHGRRPGMAAYAASKAAVSTLTRVAALDHIKDNVRINAVSPGATDTSMSLRPGETDADRAARLATTVPIARVATTDEIVNAVLWLASDESSFVVGHDLVVDGGVTS
- a CDS encoding MFS transporter: MQQHDVVEAEQTEPARTASGAARDSSSGPAFALLASVQFVLILAMSVLNVVLPDIQREFGLDRAELALLSASYGMSFSGLLLLGGRLSDLYGNRRVFLLGTGVFGVSSALAGVSTGLWMLLVARFAQGAGAALAVPAAMALVSVVHPEPARHARAMAVWGGLAASGGTAGMLLSGVVASSNSWRWVFVVPVAMAAVTLFAAPRLLPEGAAGRGGRLDVLGAALVTTGIALLSYGLVEAPERGWTSPVALGTLTGGGALLLAFVVTEARVPQPLLPLSFPASPRRAVALLAVFLGAAGITTIFFMLALYFQEVRGYSALETSAAFLPFGLTLVVSGLCVGRLVQRFGPRAVLVGGLALAGLGLAVLGRIGTDTPYVGAVLAGLVLFPAGAALVFAGSTVTATTDVPQDQAGLAGAVVNTALEAGPAIGLAVLVTLATARTTDLVHTGTGTASALTSGYGFAFTIAAVAFAAAAVCALVLLRPRPTRDAG
- a CDS encoding FAD-binding oxidoreductase → MKRRSVLAGTAAAIAATTLEAGPRATAAAAAPTAPGSDAVTVLPGDPRYADLVVGNNSRWVARPDSVRLVRTTEQVVRAVQEAVDAGKRISVRSGGHCYADFVYNSEVRVVIDTSLLDTVTYDEELKAFEVGAGSTLLHVYDSLFKGWGVTIPGGMCYSVGAGGHISGGGYGMLSRRHGLTVDHLYAVEVVVVDAKGKARSVVATREADDPHRDLWWAHTGGGGGNFGVITRYWFRSPDATGTDPSSLLPKPPKEVLVSALALPWSELDKDSFTSLVRKFGAWHEKNGSADSAAASLCSFLMMNHKANGSIGLLTQIDATVPGARKVLDAFLTEVTSSLSDAAVRPMSEPVGELGALPDLFTPQRLPWLHSVKLLGTSNPTLTNPTLRGHHKSAYLRKNVTTAQATAMYRHLTRTDQQNPASMVVLLSYGGKINTVGSGDTASAQRDSIFKGLFQSFWSSAEDDAANIGWVRDVYGEVFSATGGYPVPGAATDGCYINYPDADITDPKVNTTGVPWYTLYYKANYPRLQQVKAAYDPRNTFRHSQSITLPDHT
- a CDS encoding cupin domain-containing protein; amino-acid sequence: MTAGLERRSPVIRRDGEGVSRLWGKGSVVTTKLSAEETGGTLGITHFSAVMGERAPRHTHTLEDEIFIIEGGEVRLTVGDRTEIVNGAGVLFLPRGIPHSYLVESEAARFYVITTPGGFERFFSETGYPTRLGKSAPVGESWSVDRTMEFAENLGLGVVWGD
- a CDS encoding transaldolase family protein; translated protein: MTTWPRSKRSDVLDQLTAEGVGLWLDDYHRGRLADGSLERLVADGLVGGVISRPAAVARAMSDTTAYGDQLNRLSGAAASAEERVYALIAEDARAACSALEPVFRETKGMHGWVSLGIAPQPAADAETMADHSRRLAEMVDRPNVLIRIPVAGRGLAAAGDVLAHGVGVHVTSVYSVQRYAQAVDAYFRGLERATAGGHAASAVTSLVSLDIGHLDAGVDALLDGSADPCAAALRGQAGVATARLVYRRYEESLGCPHWRSLVADGARPQRLLWTSENVPESPRAALDRVERIIAWMTSHALPQPALEALNRREGFHGDTLSGEHEAACRVVEALGWAGVAFDSIARDLEAAAIETERAAWEELLTAVQAG